A window of the Mesotoga prima MesG1.Ag.4.2 genome harbors these coding sequences:
- the ltrA gene encoding group II intron reverse transcriptase/maturase, which translates to MRSYEIPKKVVLEAFKKVKENRGAEGIDEVSLEEFEADLDNNLYKIWNRMTSGSYFPPPVKAIEIEKKSGGKRVLGIPTVGDRVAQMVAKIYLNPLVDPYFHKDSYGYREGKSAIDALEVTRQRCWQYDWVLEFDIKGLFDNIDHELLMRAVKKHVKIPWLILYIERWLKAPFMQANGRVEERSKGTPQGGVISPVLANLFMHYAFDKWMERTHPDKPFARYADDGVIHCRTLEEARLLLESLKERMEECKLKLHPEKTRIVYCKDDKRKGEYPNTSFDFLGYTFRVRSCKARNGRIFYSFTPAVSEQAKKAMRQKIRRMRLQTKSYLSIEELSERINPVIRGWINYYGHFRRFEMYTVLSQLNKALVQWVRNKYKKRRGRTKAGKWLETLARREPRLFVHWTMGIFYTAG; encoded by the coding sequence ATGAGGTCGTATGAAATCCCCAAGAAAGTAGTACTGGAAGCATTCAAGAAAGTGAAAGAGAACAGAGGGGCAGAAGGAATAGACGAGGTAAGCCTGGAAGAGTTCGAAGCCGATCTTGACAACAATCTCTACAAGATTTGGAATCGAATGACCTCGGGCAGTTACTTTCCACCTCCAGTAAAAGCTATAGAGATAGAAAAGAAGAGTGGAGGAAAGAGAGTACTGGGAATCCCCACGGTGGGGGACAGAGTAGCCCAGATGGTAGCCAAAATCTATCTAAATCCCCTGGTAGATCCATACTTCCATAAGGACTCCTACGGATACAGGGAGGGAAAGTCAGCGATAGATGCCCTTGAAGTAACGAGGCAGAGATGCTGGCAGTATGACTGGGTACTGGAATTCGACATTAAAGGACTGTTCGACAACATAGACCATGAACTACTAATGAGGGCAGTCAAGAAACATGTGAAGATTCCATGGCTAATACTCTACATAGAGAGATGGCTGAAAGCACCCTTTATGCAAGCGAATGGAAGAGTCGAAGAGAGGAGCAAGGGAACGCCACAGGGAGGGGTAATAAGCCCTGTACTGGCTAACCTCTTCATGCATTACGCCTTCGACAAGTGGATGGAGAGAACTCATCCGGATAAGCCCTTTGCCAGATACGCAGATGATGGAGTGATACACTGTAGAACTCTGGAGGAAGCCCGGCTTCTTCTTGAAAGTCTCAAAGAAAGAATGGAAGAATGCAAACTAAAGCTTCATCCAGAGAAGACCCGTATTGTCTACTGCAAAGACGATAAAAGGAAGGGCGAGTATCCAAATACAAGCTTTGACTTTCTAGGATACACCTTCAGAGTCCGTAGCTGCAAAGCCAGAAACGGGAGGATCTTCTACAGCTTCACCCCTGCAGTGAGTGAACAGGCAAAGAAGGCGATGAGACAGAAGATCCGGAGAATGAGACTTCAAACCAAGTCATACCTGAGTATTGAAGAACTCTCAGAAAGAATCAACCCGGTAATAAGAGGTTGGATAAACTACTATGGACACTTTCGCAGATTTGAGATGTATACAGTACTGAGTCAGCTAAACAAAGCCTTAGTTCAGTGGGTAAGAAACAAGTACAAGAAAAGGAGAGGTCGTACAAAAGCGGGTAAATGGCTAGAAACTCTTGCTCGCAGAGAGCCTCGTCTATTTGTACACTGGACAATGGGGATATTCTATACGGCTGGATAA
- the ltrA gene encoding group II intron reverse transcriptase/maturase translates to MKYYSLIDKVYLEKNLLKAYGRVKSNRGAPGIDGVSVETFGEKLLEEIERLSGEIKRGEYKPMSLRRVEIPKADGKTRQLRIPAVRDRVVQQSLKEVLEPIFEEGFHPSSYGYRKGRNAWQAVEKAKAFASKYGLCNVVELDLSECFDTLDHEKIIDSVAERVSDGKILKLIRAILKSGVMEDGVWKATETGSPQGGVISPLLANIYLNEFDQKMKARGIRIVRYADDILIFSKTQEEAREFLAIAINILEIDMKLKVNRNKTRITTLEDGFHFLGFEIKGERVGIEKSRLKRFKEKVRKLTRRNQSRPVKEIVKQLNPLLRGFASYFRIVDFQSILRGLLSWIRRRLRAIILHQWKTTKKLNRVLRRTGWKEKVNMRMNKWRSSHSKAANYAIPNRFFEEMNLVDMTKYHHPLSKFPILDP, encoded by the coding sequence ATGAAGTATTACAGTCTAATCGACAAAGTCTATTTGGAGAAGAACCTTTTAAAAGCCTATGGCAGGGTAAAATCCAACAGAGGAGCCCCTGGGATAGACGGAGTAAGCGTAGAAACATTTGGAGAGAAACTTCTCGAAGAAATCGAGAGACTATCCGGAGAAATCAAGAGAGGCGAATACAAACCCATGTCACTCAGGAGGGTAGAAATCCCGAAAGCCGACGGTAAAACGAGGCAATTGAGAATACCTGCCGTAAGGGACAGGGTTGTACAGCAATCTCTCAAGGAGGTACTCGAACCGATATTCGAGGAAGGATTCCATCCCTCCAGTTACGGTTACAGAAAGGGAAGAAATGCCTGGCAGGCAGTGGAGAAGGCGAAAGCCTTCGCATCCAAATACGGACTGTGTAATGTAGTGGAACTTGACCTCAGTGAATGTTTCGACACTCTGGATCATGAGAAGATAATAGACTCCGTAGCCGAGAGAGTGAGTGATGGAAAGATACTCAAACTCATACGGGCAATACTGAAGAGCGGAGTAATGGAAGATGGAGTCTGGAAGGCAACAGAGACTGGCAGTCCACAGGGAGGAGTAATAAGCCCGCTGCTGGCTAACATCTATCTGAACGAATTCGATCAGAAGATGAAAGCCAGAGGAATAAGGATAGTCAGATACGCAGACGACATACTGATCTTCTCGAAAACCCAGGAAGAAGCCCGAGAGTTTCTGGCAATCGCGATAAACATACTGGAGATTGACATGAAGCTCAAGGTCAACAGAAACAAGACGAGAATCACAACACTTGAAGATGGATTTCACTTTCTTGGCTTCGAAATAAAAGGCGAGAGAGTGGGGATAGAGAAATCCAGATTGAAGAGATTCAAGGAAAAGGTCAGGAAACTTACAAGAAGGAATCAGAGCAGGCCGGTAAAGGAGATAGTGAAACAGCTCAATCCACTGTTGAGGGGATTCGCCAGCTATTTCAGGATAGTGGATTTCCAATCCATTTTGAGGGGACTTCTGAGCTGGATAAGGAGAAGGCTAAGAGCCATCATACTACACCAGTGGAAGACCACCAAGAAACTGAACAGAGTTCTCAGAAGGACCGGATGGAAAGAGAAAGTCAACATGAGAATGAACAAATGGCGATCTTCTCACTCAAAAGCAGCCAATTACGCCATCCCCAACAGGTTCTTTGAAGAGATGAACCTAGTCGATATGACAAAATACCATCATCCCCTGTCGAAATTTCCGATACTTGATCCATGA
- a CDS encoding GntR family transcriptional regulator has product MPSEPDLAHELGVSRNSLREAIGLLQREGLLLKKHGIGTFVTDRYPIIRGGIERLSSIGSFIESQGHSARSEISRFDQCVCEEKICEFLDLEVGCLVHVLETTKYASEMPVAVCIDYIPKSIVKDIDPDRIHNSVFEGLGKHYNIDIRYAECDLIPSSCDEVLSERLKVDVGTSLLLLEQIHYDVLDRKVLYSKSYFPSGKFTFKLIRRR; this is encoded by the coding sequence TTGCCCTCGGAACCGGACCTTGCTCATGAGCTTGGGGTTAGCAGGAATTCCCTGAGAGAAGCTATCGGCCTCCTTCAAAGAGAGGGTTTGCTACTTAAGAAGCATGGAATTGGGACTTTCGTTACAGATAGATATCCGATCATTAGGGGAGGAATCGAGAGGCTCTCAAGCATAGGGAGCTTTATCGAATCCCAGGGTCATTCTGCCAGAAGCGAGATAAGCCGATTCGATCAGTGTGTTTGCGAAGAAAAAATCTGTGAGTTCCTCGACCTGGAAGTCGGCTGTCTGGTTCATGTTCTTGAGACTACCAAATACGCTTCGGAAATGCCCGTTGCCGTTTGCATTGATTACATTCCGAAGTCCATAGTGAAAGATATAGATCCCGACAGAATTCACAATTCTGTCTTTGAGGGACTGGGTAAACACTATAATATCGATATCAGATATGCCGAGTGCGATTTAATTCCTTCAAGTTGTGACGAAGTCCTATCTGAAAGGCTCAAGGTCGACGTGGGTACTTCACTTCTCTTACTGGAGCAGATTCATTACGACGTTTTGGATAGAAAGGTTCTGTATTCGAAGAGTTACTTTCCGTCGGGAAAATTCACTTTCAAGCTCATCAGAAGACGTTGA
- a CDS encoding GNAT family N-acetyltransferase yields MFECRRISNQKDYLDLMKFSFGITENWMRVASKHAGEIFNNDLRDPFGAYDGSTLAAEYLLLSLKMRLRDSVIPMGGIGNVCTSPLYRGKGAVKFLLQKSLETMREKGQAVSLLYPFSRSFYRKLGWEEFDTMLRAKFSPGSIDLPDQKVEVKIEEMEDADGEIREFYNEYASSHYSMILRDEEMWKSDFEFRTDNDVSKKFVKFKREGRTTGMLRYVFLYDKFDKDSGLKFLVTIFLADDVETRHAMFRFLKGLSLQIDQIHAFLPPDFLLWPYLKERPSEMKIVPRTMIRIVDLQLLNGLRIDAPDMRVGIKIDDSQASWNDGVFELCVENGELSFSPSDSFDLECDISTLSSVVGGSTNFKEMIEFGRVKVSDGYKGQDLPKSLPFELQHF; encoded by the coding sequence ATGTTTGAATGCAGGAGAATAAGCAATCAGAAGGATTATCTTGATCTTATGAAGTTCTCTTTCGGTATTACAGAAAATTGGATGAGGGTCGCTTCGAAACATGCTGGTGAGATCTTCAATAACGATCTAAGGGACCCCTTTGGGGCCTATGACGGTTCTACTCTTGCCGCCGAGTATCTTCTACTTTCTTTGAAGATGCGACTCAGAGATTCCGTCATTCCGATGGGTGGAATCGGCAACGTGTGTACAAGTCCCCTTTACAGGGGTAAGGGCGCAGTCAAATTCCTTCTGCAGAAATCACTCGAGACTATGAGAGAGAAGGGGCAGGCCGTATCTCTGCTCTATCCCTTTAGCAGGAGCTTCTACAGAAAGCTCGGATGGGAGGAGTTTGACACGATGCTCAGGGCGAAGTTCTCCCCAGGTTCTATAGATCTTCCCGATCAGAAGGTCGAAGTGAAGATTGAGGAGATGGAAGATGCCGACGGTGAAATCAGGGAGTTCTACAACGAGTACGCAAGCAGTCACTACAGCATGATCTTGAGAGACGAAGAGATGTGGAAAAGCGATTTCGAGTTTCGAACCGATAACGATGTTTCCAAGAAATTCGTGAAGTTCAAGCGAGAAGGAAGGACTACGGGGATGCTCCGCTACGTCTTTCTCTACGATAAGTTTGACAAGGACAGCGGACTTAAGTTTTTAGTCACGATCTTCCTTGCGGACGATGTCGAAACAAGGCATGCAATGTTCCGTTTCTTGAAAGGTCTTTCTCTTCAAATCGATCAGATCCACGCCTTCCTTCCGCCTGATTTCCTTCTCTGGCCGTATCTAAAGGAAAGGCCGTCCGAGATGAAGATAGTACCCAGGACTATGATCAGAATCGTAGACCTCCAGCTACTAAATGGTCTGAGAATCGATGCTCCGGACATGCGGGTCGGAATCAAAATCGACGACAGTCAGGCATCCTGGAACGACGGAGTTTTCGAACTATGCGTTGAGAATGGAGAACTTAGCTTCTCGCCGAGTGACTCTTTTGATCTTGAGTGTGATATCTCGACCTTGTCTTCAGTTGTTGGCGGCAGCACTAATTTCAAAGAGATGATAGAGTTCGGCAGGGTTAAGGTATCGGACGGCTACAAAGGTCAGGATCTTCCAAAGAGCTTGCCCTTCGAGCTTCAACACTTCTAG
- a CDS encoding nucleoside phosphorylase — MNNSKKAKNHLQISSDSIPEIALLPGDPARVYEIAECLSNVEEIGNNRDYITVTGTYKGLPLTVCSSGIGGPSTEIAVVELNRLGVKTIIRVGTSGGLADDVKPGDLIVLSSCIRYSGTANLFIPENFPAVADYRLLTALISACEEAGVDYHVGIGLSLDSFYATKPDLLREDFPSSIYGKLEEWIAAGALQLDMEAATLYVLSSLLKINAAAICTAGSNISRGERPETPPSNKNAIRAACEAAYKFNNWKKISVKRGRNFTLPPIAERG; from the coding sequence ATGAATAATTCGAAGAAGGCGAAAAACCACTTGCAGATTTCCAGCGACTCTATTCCCGAGATAGCTCTTCTGCCCGGTGATCCGGCAAGAGTATACGAGATCGCAGAGTGTCTGAGTAATGTGGAGGAAATAGGAAACAACAGAGACTACATAACCGTTACCGGAACCTATAAAGGCCTGCCGCTTACTGTATGTTCAAGCGGAATCGGAGGACCCTCGACTGAGATCGCAGTGGTCGAGCTAAACAGGCTGGGCGTTAAGACAATCATCCGTGTCGGAACCTCCGGAGGACTTGCCGACGATGTGAAACCGGGAGACTTGATTGTGCTTTCGAGTTGCATAAGATACTCGGGGACAGCAAACCTCTTCATTCCTGAGAACTTCCCCGCCGTAGCCGATTACCGGCTACTTACGGCGCTGATCTCAGCCTGTGAAGAGGCCGGAGTGGACTATCACGTGGGAATCGGTCTTTCACTCGATTCCTTCTATGCAACAAAGCCCGATCTCTTAAGAGAAGACTTCCCATCATCTATCTACGGAAAACTTGAAGAATGGATCGCGGCAGGTGCCTTGCAGCTCGACATGGAAGCGGCTACTCTCTATGTGCTTTCTTCTCTTCTGAAGATCAACGCCGCCGCCATATGCACCGCAGGATCCAACATCTCACGAGGTGAAAGACCGGAGACTCCTCCTTCGAACAAAAACGCTATAAGAGCAGCCTGCGAAGCAGCTTATAAATTCAATAACTGGAAAAAGATCTCAGTGAAGCGGGGGAGGAATTTCACCCTTCCTCCGATTGCAGAGCGGGGGTAA
- a CDS encoding carbohydrate ABC transporter permease, translating into MFRNNKVAWLFVLPALVFLLVFKIWPIGVSVIESLTMTSYTGTKSFVGFENYEYLFKHDPVFWKSFSVTLLYSIIVNPLIVLTSLLMALLLNSSHFFTKFFRTVFFLPTAISFAVVSVIWMIVLDPYNGLANSFLTMFGFKPQPFFASPDQALWGLILLNVWRSSGYWMMYFLAGLQNIPETLYEAAEIDGASTLRKTFKITLPLLTRTISFVLVANTAFNFLSFAPVYIITKGGPMGSTNLLMYESYKSAFVNLDMGRASAITTILLGIILVFSFFELRFTRARFEY; encoded by the coding sequence ATGTTTCGAAATAACAAAGTAGCGTGGCTTTTTGTTCTGCCCGCGCTGGTATTTCTTCTTGTATTCAAGATCTGGCCAATAGGCGTCTCGGTTATTGAGAGCCTTACTATGACGAGTTACACCGGGACAAAGTCATTCGTAGGGTTCGAAAACTATGAATACCTCTTCAAGCATGATCCCGTTTTCTGGAAATCCTTTTCTGTTACTCTCTTGTACTCGATAATCGTAAATCCCTTGATTGTCCTGACCTCATTGTTGATGGCGTTGCTTCTGAATTCCAGCCACTTCTTCACCAAGTTCTTCAGGACTGTCTTCTTCTTGCCGACGGCGATCTCGTTCGCCGTTGTCTCGGTAATCTGGATGATAGTCCTCGATCCGTATAACGGGCTGGCAAACAGCTTTCTGACCATGTTCGGCTTCAAACCTCAGCCCTTCTTCGCCTCTCCCGATCAGGCGCTTTGGGGGCTGATACTTCTTAACGTCTGGAGAAGCTCGGGCTACTGGATGATGTACTTCCTTGCAGGATTGCAGAACATTCCCGAGACGCTGTACGAAGCTGCCGAGATCGACGGGGCCTCAACTCTGAGGAAGACTTTCAAGATAACGTTGCCTCTGCTTACTAGGACCATTTCATTTGTTCTCGTCGCAAATACGGCCTTCAATTTTCTTAGTTTCGCGCCGGTCTACATAATTACCAAGGGCGGCCCCATGGGCTCGACAAATCTCCTGATGTACGAGTCTTACAAGAGCGCCTTCGTAAATCTCGACATGGGAAGGGCCTCTGCGATCACTACGATCTTGCTGGGAATCATCCTTGTTTTCAGTTTCTTCGAGCTGAGGTTTACAAGAGCTCGATTCGAGTATTGA
- a CDS encoding SDR family NAD(P)-dependent oxidoreductase — MSERLTGKTALIFGAGRVGSSAANAFVNEGAKVILLDRDEERLEALKKKLEESRKGFCSTICANIDSQRDVNEISDLLEEKTWKVDILFNCPAYIYRAPFVDHPIEEIDKQWHVNVRIVFMLSQVVAKMMSKNGGGKIINLASVGGLFPEKEHAGHCAAKAGIIAISKVMALELASANIQVNVIAPGPTETVPFTSPFYSQHPEVLKRIEEKTPAGRIGHPEDHTGLMVFLASDESNWITGQVIMSDGGLGLV, encoded by the coding sequence ATGAGTGAGAGACTGACCGGAAAGACGGCCCTTATCTTCGGAGCTGGCAGAGTTGGAAGCTCCGCTGCCAATGCATTTGTAAACGAGGGTGCAAAGGTTATTCTGCTGGATAGAGACGAGGAAAGGCTCGAAGCTTTGAAGAAGAAACTTGAAGAATCGAGAAAGGGATTCTGTTCGACGATATGCGCAAACATAGACAGTCAAAGAGATGTGAATGAGATCTCAGATCTACTGGAAGAAAAGACATGGAAGGTCGACATCCTTTTTAACTGCCCAGCCTACATATACAGGGCACCATTTGTCGATCACCCAATAGAAGAGATTGACAAGCAGTGGCATGTCAATGTGAGAATAGTCTTCATGTTGTCGCAGGTTGTTGCTAAGATGATGTCGAAAAACGGCGGCGGAAAGATCATCAACCTGGCCTCGGTCGGAGGCCTCTTTCCGGAAAAGGAGCACGCAGGCCACTGCGCAGCAAAAGCGGGGATTATTGCGATTTCAAAGGTAATGGCGCTTGAACTAGCCTCGGCCAATATTCAGGTAAACGTCATTGCCCCCGGTCCAACAGAGACCGTTCCATTTACTTCTCCCTTCTATTCTCAACATCCCGAAGTACTGAAAAGAATAGAGGAAAAGACTCCGGCCGGGAGGATTGGTCATCCCGAAGACCATACAGGCCTCATGGTATTCCTGGCTTCGGATGAATCGAACTGGATAACGGGCCAGGTGATAATGTCCGACGGTGGACTTGGTTTGGTTTGA
- a CDS encoding ABC transporter substrate-binding protein, translated as MRKLLLVTVLLLGVMLSATTIEVLWMGWPQDQVMQLVNAFKEETGIDVDIQLVPFGQLFQTIEVRLAAGDGTPDVYIVDGPNTASYAARGYLLPLDEHFSDEEMSAWFDASIEEGSYQGTFYSVPYGTSSAGIFYNKAIFEEYGVPFLPETIEERLTWEEVAEIAKKLTKDTNGDGLTDIWGLVIEQIDRPYLIFPMVQSLGAKVLSDDGLESQGYITSDEFVEGTTFYWKLFNEWKVSPQGLNDSAISREYFGTGRAAMMLGNEWNLRRMLQYPDVDYGLSPFPYFEGGVAVTPTGSWHVGINSKTKKLEEALAFTKYITGKEAVITWHKLNGIAPARPDVYEALPEVFDNPMWQLFVKEMETTAVPRPRTPGYSQYELMLREAFNSIHYGADPRSTLEEVAVRIDRELRKYR; from the coding sequence ATGAGAAAGCTTTTACTGGTGACGGTTCTATTACTGGGTGTTATGCTTTCAGCCACAACCATTGAGGTCCTATGGATGGGGTGGCCCCAGGATCAGGTTATGCAGCTCGTCAATGCGTTCAAAGAAGAGACAGGAATCGACGTGGACATTCAACTGGTCCCCTTCGGCCAGCTCTTCCAGACGATTGAAGTCAGACTTGCGGCTGGCGACGGTACACCGGATGTGTATATTGTGGATGGTCCAAACACGGCCTCTTATGCGGCACGAGGTTATCTCCTTCCCCTGGATGAACACTTCAGCGATGAGGAGATGTCTGCGTGGTTCGATGCCTCTATAGAAGAGGGCAGCTATCAGGGCACTTTCTATTCGGTTCCTTACGGAACTTCATCGGCCGGCATATTCTACAATAAAGCTATCTTCGAGGAATACGGTGTTCCATTTCTGCCGGAGACAATAGAAGAGAGACTTACGTGGGAAGAGGTGGCCGAAATTGCGAAGAAACTCACCAAAGACACCAACGGTGACGGACTTACAGATATCTGGGGTCTTGTGATTGAACAGATAGACAGACCGTATCTGATCTTCCCCATGGTTCAGTCACTAGGCGCGAAAGTCCTTTCTGACGACGGTCTTGAATCTCAGGGATATATCACTTCAGATGAGTTCGTTGAAGGAACCACCTTCTACTGGAAACTCTTCAACGAATGGAAGGTCAGTCCCCAAGGGCTCAACGACTCGGCCATTTCACGAGAGTATTTCGGAACTGGCAGAGCCGCAATGATGCTTGGAAACGAGTGGAACTTGAGAAGGATGCTCCAGTATCCCGACGTGGATTATGGACTTTCCCCCTTCCCCTATTTCGAGGGCGGAGTTGCAGTCACCCCGACAGGCAGTTGGCATGTTGGAATTAACTCCAAGACAAAGAAGCTTGAGGAGGCTCTGGCCTTCACAAAGTATATTACCGGCAAGGAAGCTGTAATAACCTGGCACAAGCTGAACGGTATTGCACCGGCAAGGCCAGATGTTTACGAGGCCCTTCCCGAGGTTTTCGATAACCCAATGTGGCAGCTCTTCGTTAAAGAAATGGAGACCACCGCAGTCCCGAGACCTAGAACACCCGGATACTCTCAGTACGAGCTAATGCTGCGGGAGGCATTCAACTCTATTCACTACGGTGCCGATCCAAGAAGCACCCTTGAAGAGGTCGCCGTACGAATCGACAGAGAACTTAGAAAGTACAGATAG
- a CDS encoding carbohydrate ABC transporter permease → MKKRSLWKTLILFAVLGIISLFFLIPLIWVVASALRPASPLYEYANPLTWKSFIPTQPTLENFVHIFVNLNFGRALMNSLFVSVSTIVLTVLVSSMAGFALAKFEFRGKAALFTIVLITFMVPFESIVIPLYILIKQLHIDNTYWALILPGVANGLAIFLFRQFFSEVPSEIMEAARIDGASWFRIYWRIVLPLSVPAIVTVIVMVFMFQWNSLFWPLVATHSSRFEVVQVAIAAHRSTENTSWANLFSSAIAGSLPPVILFLFLQKYFVRGISGTGLKG, encoded by the coding sequence ATGAAGAAGCGAAGCCTTTGGAAAACACTTATTCTCTTTGCCGTTCTCGGCATTATAAGTCTTTTCTTTCTGATCCCACTCATCTGGGTCGTTGCATCCGCTTTGAGGCCTGCCAGTCCGCTCTACGAGTACGCCAATCCTCTGACCTGGAAGAGTTTCATTCCGACTCAACCGACGCTGGAGAATTTCGTACATATATTTGTGAACCTCAACTTTGGCAGGGCTCTCATGAACAGCCTTTTCGTTTCAGTCTCAACCATAGTTCTTACGGTCCTGGTTTCCTCCATGGCAGGCTTCGCGCTTGCGAAGTTCGAATTCAGAGGCAAGGCTGCGCTCTTCACAATAGTGCTGATAACCTTCATGGTTCCCTTCGAGTCTATTGTCATACCGCTTTATATACTCATAAAACAGCTACATATAGACAACACATACTGGGCGCTCATTCTTCCGGGCGTAGCCAACGGCCTTGCGATATTCCTTTTCAGGCAGTTCTTCTCTGAAGTGCCTTCAGAGATAATGGAAGCGGCAAGAATAGACGGCGCGTCCTGGTTCAGAATCTACTGGAGGATAGTCCTTCCGCTGAGCGTTCCGGCCATAGTCACGGTAATCGTAATGGTCTTCATGTTCCAGTGGAACTCGCTGTTCTGGCCTCTTGTAGCAACCCATTCAAGCAGATTCGAAGTTGTACAGGTAGCCATCGCCGCACATAGATCAACGGAAAATACAAGTTGGGCAAATCTCTTCAGCTCGGCCATCGCCGGCAGTCTGCCGCCGGTAATTCTCTTCCTGTTCCTCCAGAAGTACTTCGTAAGGGGGATAAGCGGAACGGGGTTGAAAGGATGA
- a CDS encoding glycoside hydrolase family 130 protein, which yields MSITILGHKLKNLPWEEKPKDCLEPVWRYSKNPLITRETVRGANSIFNSAVVAYKDEFRGVFRIDTKELVMELHSGRSEDGLSWNIDQERIEFNAEDPEIGRFVYGYDPRVVFLEDRYYVTWCNGYHGPTIGVAYTYDFERFYQLENAFLPFNRNGVLFPRKIKGKFAMLSRPSDNGHTPFGDIFYSESPDMIHWGCHRHVMSPTAGWQSTKVGAGPIPIETSEGWLLIYHGVWTSCNGFVYSAGVALLDLERPWKVIKRSKHYILNPRMPYENIGDVPNVTFPCASLQDPETGRIAIYYGAADTVTALAFTTSEILYHFLQEHSY from the coding sequence TTGTCGATCACAATACTCGGCCACAAACTCAAAAATCTCCCCTGGGAAGAGAAACCCAAAGATTGTCTAGAACCGGTCTGGAGATACTCGAAAAACCCCCTCATCACACGGGAAACGGTGAGAGGCGCAAACAGCATCTTCAACAGCGCGGTCGTAGCCTACAAAGATGAATTCAGGGGAGTATTCCGTATAGATACGAAAGAGCTTGTCATGGAGCTTCACTCGGGAAGAAGCGAAGACGGATTGTCGTGGAACATTGATCAGGAGAGAATCGAATTTAATGCCGAAGACCCGGAAATCGGCCGATTCGTTTACGGATACGATCCCAGAGTCGTCTTCCTGGAAGACAGATACTACGTAACCTGGTGCAACGGTTATCACGGGCCTACCATAGGCGTTGCCTACACTTACGATTTCGAGAGATTTTATCAGCTTGAGAATGCATTCCTTCCCTTCAACAGAAACGGGGTCCTCTTCCCGAGGAAGATCAAAGGAAAGTTTGCAATGTTGAGCCGGCCGAGCGACAACGGCCACACTCCCTTTGGAGACATCTTCTACAGCGAGAGCCCCGACATGATTCATTGGGGCTGCCACAGGCATGTAATGTCACCCACCGCCGGCTGGCAATCGACCAAGGTTGGGGCCGGACCTATTCCGATAGAAACCTCGGAAGGTTGGCTGCTAATCTATCACGGAGTATGGACATCCTGCAACGGCTTCGTGTACAGTGCCGGCGTCGCTCTCCTCGATCTGGAAAGGCCCTGGAAAGTAATCAAAAGGTCGAAACACTACATACTTAACCCGAGAATGCCTTACGAAAACATTGGCGACGTACCCAACGTCACCTTCCCCTGCGCAAGCCTTCAGGACCCCGAAACGGGCAGAATCGCCATATACTACGGGGCGGCCGACACCGTTACCGCCCTCGCTTTCACGACTTCAGAGATCTTGTACCACTTCCTTCAAGAGCACTCATATTGA